The genomic window GCGTTTCAAAATTTAAGAATCACTTAAGGTAAAAATTTCTTGATTTGGATTCATTTCGCAGGGTACCTTCAACGATGCCACCAGCTTTATGCTAATGAACCTTTCGTCGATCGCCGATCTTAATACTAGGCTAAAAAATCCTGTAGATGCACTGCAATTCCGAGGTAACTTCGAGCTGAAAATGGATGTTGATGAACCCTATGCCGAGGACAATTGGCAGTGGCTGCGTATAGGAGAAGACGCTGTTTTCCGCACGGTGGCACCTTGCACTCGCTGTATTTTTACCAACATAAATGCGAAGACGGCCGAGAGGAGTTCCGAAGGGGAACCTCTCAAAACGCTTAGAAGGTGAGACACTGCCCATCGAAATATCTTAATTGTACGGCTTACATATCTCGAAACTCATATCTTGACTTTACAGCTATCGCTTGTTCAACTACAGTTCGCCGGCTCTGGGCATTCATTTGGGACTTCGACTGCCGGGAAAGGTCAAGCCCACCGACGTGGTATATGTGGAGGACAAATGAGCATTCCATTATCTTTTTCAACATCTCAGCCGGTATACATTGAAGTTTATTACATATAACATAGATAATGAGAGTACTGTAGAgttttatatgcaaatatacATGTGTTATGCGCCTATAACAATATAAACAACTTTTAACCGTGTCCTAAACACAGGACTGCCAAGCGAGGCCACCGCAGGCCATGCTCACAATCACGTAAACGATGAAGGTTATCACCAGACCCACCACCACATAGATGCGGATGTTCTTCCAAAACATTTGACGCGCCAAATTTCGCGAGGCCTTGCGGAATGCAACGGACTGTAAGAGAGATCAAAtgaaaacacattttaaagTCTGTTTGAAATCACCTCACATTATTGCTTAAGTTTTCGGTCTTGTTgaccagcagctccagcttctCTCCGCGATCCCGCAAACTGTCTGCAAATGAAAAGGGATAAAAGGGGGTCAGGAAACAAAAAGGACTTCAAGATTTCCCTTCCTTCATACCAATGTTCTTAACCATTATGTCTTTAAGCTCGTCAATCTGCCCATGTACCCGCGAAATGGTGTCTACCTCCCGGGACTGACTAAAGTAGACCATCTGCTGGGCGAGGACCTTGGAGAATTCCGTGTTCATGGAGTACGCAATGGCGGTGGCCACCTGGAGGCCGTAGGTCTGGATGAACTTTTGCTTGATATCCGCCAAAAAGAGGAAGGCCCGCGACCGCTCGAACTCCTACGAAGAAACGAGACGATATCGATTGAGGAATGAGCGACTAAGGTGGCTAATTGGGGCAGTGGTTTGTTAACCCACGTTGTCGGTGATGCACATGTAGACCAGTTTGTTCTCACAGGTGTAGTGGATCAGGTAGTCGCCGTGAGTGTATGTCATCTTGTGGTTGTGCACCCCGATCCGGCCGATTATGTGCTCCGTCACTTCGGCAAAATTGCCGACGCACTCCGCAAACTTGGCCAGCACGGTGGTGCCCCGCGATATGACACTATATAGTATCGGCATGGTGCCACAGATTCTCCTTTGTTAAGGGCGCGGTCGTTCAGATCCTCAGGCCGctgctttgttttgcttatcGGGGAATCAACGACGATCCGTCACTGATGACGCGCTCTCGGAATCTGAGGAAGAGTACGTATCGATTGAGAAACTACTACTATTCAAACGCGAGCCTATTAATGGCAACAAAACCTCTATTTATGAGTAACATATGAATTTCGCATATATGCAATCTTATATCAAAGTACTTGCTTTGTTTATCCAATTAGGTTCGCCTCAATTTGGTAGGGCAACTGCAGATTTACATTTTGTGGTAAGCGGCCTTGGTTAATACTGATTTCCAATTACTTTTACCGAACACTTTAAAAACATTACAACACCACTGAATTAGCTCGATTTTTGCATATATTCATTAATTGCAAATAACAACAATTGCTGACGCTTCGATGCAGTTATAAAATTAGTGGTGGGGAATCATAGACGGCACTATCGATGCATCGATATTTACTGGACTCGGTAATTCTAGTTTTATCACACGGTCACACTGAATAACTTTTTTGTAAATTACGTTCCACGGTCCTATTATTATTCCTATTAGAATAATAGATTTAATGATCTGAGGGCAGTTAAATAGGGGCATCCCACCAACAGCACCGCAGTATTGACAAGAGCATTAGATCACTCAGTTGAAATTCATCTCCCCGAACAGAGAAAATTCCGTTGAAGTAAGGTGTTGGAATTAATTCGTAGGGTTTTACGAAAGATGATCCTAGCCAACTATTCATAGTCACACATGCAAAGGTAAGTACACTCCTGGAAGCTGCTGACATAGCGCATCTTTACCAGTATATGACGTTTCGCTATTGTGTTCATACAAATTGTTGTGCAGTATCAAACATTCAAAGTTTGTGCCTGAAAAATCTTTTTTGGCTAGCGCAATCTTTCGTAAAACGCTAAAAATTAATTCTCACACCTATTGGACCGGTGTTATTTGAGCCTGGATTCGTACTGGATAGAAATAGAGGCAGGTAAACACTTAAACACTTTAAATACACACGCTAGATACacataatttgtttaagtttaacTGAAATTATTGATTTCAAATGTCTTTTGACACAGGATGGAGGCTTGAAATTCTCATCAAACTTTGGCCATAAATACTGAccatttacatattttaagtCTCAAAGGTTAATTTTACATTAAAACACAGTATTTAAGGTTAATGAAACACATTCATTCATTAATCTCACAGTGCCATTAGGGTGTACCTCTACCTATGTATACCTATCAGTTTATTtaactcgtagagtaaaagcgCTCAATATATGTTTATTGAACACTATGTACCATGATAATAAAAGGTTAAACATTTTTACTTATTAAGAAATTTCCTACTTTTAAAGTTGGGTTTGGCATATGCCTTTTGATTTTTCGGCGTTACGCAACTTGGTTCAAACATAATCACTAATATATTAATGTCTTTCGTTTAACGAAGACCCGCAAACCACAAAAACTCCTAATGCTAATTTgaatcaattaaataaaatgaatttacaAAATCTTGGCAGATTGCCGGTAGATAAGCACATATGCTGATATGTTtagcaaatattatttatgatttgagtaacgggtatctgatagtccAAGCCCAACTTATATTTTGAATACAAATGGTAGGTCCAAAAATGAACGGTactttgaaataataatacaatttttaaatacttaatGTGAAAAGACTCTCCTTTATCTGATGTGAGTAAACAAACATAGAAGTAATAAATAGACATATTGAACAATGTAGTTTATTCATTCCGCTGCTCAAAATTTATACTCAATCATTTTCTGTATTTATGTACAGCTGCATGTGCGAGCAATAAAAGTTCACTCatcttttcagttttgtattcATATGTACTAGGTAAGCACGTCGAAAAAcgatttataatttaatcgCATTTTAAATTCCTGTGAAGCTTTCGTGAGCTCTTCAAATCGATCTGGCAACACTTTAGCCATATGGACGGACTAATGGCAATCGCAAGCAACGAGAAAGAAGCGGAGAACGCAACCAGGGCGCAGAAGGGCaggaaatgtttttatttgcggAAGATGATAGTTGATTATATAGGTGAGTGACGACTGATGCACACCAAACACTATATGACCAcagacattataataacaagatgcgtaattataattgtgaaaattaaaaatattaatattatatgtGATAATATGTTATTCTAGTCTTTGATATGACTGTGACTCATTACAGACACCTCTGTTCGCGTTCTTGCCACCGTGTTCTTTGCTGACCTACTCCTGCGTATTTACCGCTGCGTCCTCGAATATTGGTGCAATGGCCGGTACTATCTGCCCCAGGATCGGTTGTGGGTGATTCTGCGGCGATCGTGCACGTACAACAGCAGATCGATCTACCTGCTGGTGGGATTGCTTCTCGTGGCATTTTTTCGGATTTCTGTTACCGGAAATTACAGGGACGTAGTGCCCACGGCGTTGTTTCTGGCCTACATGCCGCTCTACTGGATCTGGAGCTTTAGCGACCTGGGTCAGAGCACGCTGAGCTACTCCCACTGGATACGGGACTCCCATGGACTAGACTATGCGGCCGGAATGGCCTCCAACTACTTTCACGGCTACCTCAAACTGTCTCTGCCCGAGCGCGAGAACGATGGGCTCAAACACCGAATGGCCGTGTACGAGGTGAGTTGCTCTCCTTTTCTGTGTACAGAAGTAACACAAATGTACTCCCAAGGATACGAATAACATTACCTTTGGCATTAACCGACTGGTTATCCTCATTCCCGACGAAATGTTCGTCAACGGCGTACTCGAAAGCAAATTACTTGACAAAGCCGAGGTAAATGTTGACAAATGCACCATAAAGTTCGCATAAAATGTAGAGTGATTTATTTGCTAGCCCCTGGAGACACAGTTCATCAATCGAGCCGGTGTCTATCGTCCTTTCAAGCATGCTGTCTACAGAATGAACAAAAAGGTCAATGGCAAGATCTACTATTTTGCTGTCGAGGGTGCCACACCCATGCTATCCTTCTTTGATTCTATGGAATCCAACTTGTCAGCCACCTGGCAGATGCAGGAACTGAAGCGGGAGATCTGGCTCAAGTTTTATAAGCACCTGAAGGAGCTCATTACTACATGGCCGGAGACCCGAGACCTGGTGGAGCCCATTATCTATAATTGTAGGTAGTAAACTCTTTAGAGGGCTGTGTAAACTAAATGAAAACGATATTATTTTAAACTAGAATATAGCAAGTATAACTGTCTTCTTTTTAGCCCATGATAGCAAGGGGAACCGTGTGGATGTTGGCGAATTGCTTTTAGCTCATATGCAATACAAAACCAAATCTATTGACGAAATTTCCAactagaaataaatatatgttacgattttttaactttttttatggaaatgtaatgaggaaaatatattttgtactGATATAAAATGGTAGTTTTAATGGAAAAAGAGGATTTCATTTTATGGACGTTGAATATTCGAATATTCCTTTTTCCAGGAAATGTTTATTGCACAAAACAGAAGGCAGGTAGCGTTATCATTTGAAAAGCATTAAAGATCCGCAAAGGTGAGTGGGTCGAACTTTTTTACTGATAAACTTGATTCGATGGCACCCGAGAACCGAATGTAGTTTCAGTGTTTGTGTCCAGCGTGCTTACTCCTACATTCAAACCGTGGGAATAGGGTCCTTGCAGATTGCAAATCCTAGAGAACCAAgggaaccaaaaaaaaaacttctattaaatgcaaattttttttttataatgcgCTCTCTATATTACTTACAACTAATGAGAATGCTTAATgaattaaataagttttagGTAAGTATCTATCAAGTCAAGCCGAATCTCACTAGGAAATGTTTAATGGATGTAAAATAGAAATCCCTAAGCCTCGAGAAGTTGACTATCCATATGGGATTGGGGTGCTTCCAATTCCTTCAGTTTTGCCTGCGCCATGGCCAGCATCCGCGCCTTCCATATCTCGTAGTCCTCCGCCTGAGGCTTCTGTGCCTTCTTCGCCTCCTGGCCCTTGATATTCTCGTTCTGGATGTCCTTAAGTTTACCATCCACATCGGTGCTTGATGGTACTTTGCTCTCCTTGTGGTGCTTTGCTATCATGCGTTCCCATTGCTGCTCAAGCAGCTGAAACTGGGAGGGTCGCAGGTTACTGAAGGGCATGAGCTTTGACTTGGAGACCTTCTTTTTGACCATGCGGCAGGCCTGGAACACGGCCATAGTGGCGTACTGAGGATGGGTGGTGTCGATACCGGTGTCCTCGGTGGCCGCTACGGCCCTGAAGAGAGTCATTAGCTCCTCCGCCTTGCGGGCAACTTCGTTGAGACCCAGCTGGACACAGATGTCATTCACGCTAGCCAGTTTGTTTAGGTCCAGGAGCTTCTCAAACATCCGCTTGTTGTTGAGGTAGTGGCTCTTGCGCAAACCGGACAATTTTAGAGCCTGCTCCTTGTCGAACCCGATCCCCATCATGCAGGAAGCGAGATCCGCACACAACACTATCTTCCCGTACTCGTTGATCTGCAGGGGGACATTCGTTGAGCGCAGTTCCAGAAGGCGCACTAATTCAGTGGTTTTCCTAAAAGGATTCCACTTTACTGGTTAAACCTTTAAAAGTGTGCTATTTTTTACTTACTCTAAAACGTTTGGCTCCTCCCTTAGGCccatttttgtaattaattgtTCTATTAAGGTTGTCATTGTACTTATGAATAAAAGTCTGAATTTCACGTCGTGTCGttaaacaaactaaaatacaataaatggCGCGAAATGCATCAGCTGTTAGCGATATGACTTTAGTCATAGTAATCGAGTTTCTTTCGATATCAATGTAGATTTACATTTGAAATAAACCAGTTCCGATAGCCAgactattattatttagaCCATGGAAATCAAACGAAAGatggaaatatatacatatataaaaaccaaaaatttacccgattttgtttattcattttgCGCTTTAgggaaatataaaattaacattATGTATTTAGGCCCAGAATTAGATTCACTGGCACAAACGAACTAGCGCGTCTCATTGTCGCTGTCTTCTTCCTTGTTGGCGGCATCACCGGCATTCCTCGCCTTTTCCGTCAGTTCCGGGGGATTTATGAGATGTAGACCTTCTGTTACCCTGCCCACCAAACCCATTTCGAAGCGGAAGTCCGCGTCCTTTAAGTCGTCATGGACTTTGTAGATGctaaaatatagaaaatacaCGTTATTTCCGCAAAACCACGATTTGAAGTGCAACCGATGTCCCAAAAATGATTCATATTGTCAGGAAGTCAGGTTTCACTGGGAGCTGAGTTTAATCTCTCCCAATTTTTATAACACCATACGTACATTTCACCGGCGCTCTTCACCAAGTCGTCGATCTTCATATCCGTCTTGAGCTTTTCCATCTCGGTCTTGGCCAGCTGCTTTGCCTTGCCACTGGCGCAGGCGAAGTAGCCGAAGGAGGAGCCGGACGGCTCGATCTTGTAGAGCTGTGGACCCTCAACCTCGTCCCAGGAGGCGAGAATGATGGACAGTCCGAAGGGACGGACGGCACTGTACAGAGTATAGGCGTGAACGTAACCGGCTACTCGATCGCATAGGTGCTTTAGCGGGATAGCGTGCTCGAATTGCTGTCTGTAGTTGGCTGCCTCCTGCCGGGCGATGTCCGCCACATAGTTTCCGTCGGCCACCAAGCCGGCTACCGCCATTCCGATGTTCTTTTCGATGGTGAAGATGCGACCGCCGGCGTCCGGTTCGTACAGCTTGCTGCTGATGATCTTTTCCACGGCAAGCACCACGGCGTCCTTGCCTCGAATCCCGATCACGGTGCCGCTCTTCTCCACCGCCTTCGAGGCGTAGTCGATCTGGAAAACTCGGCCATCAGGCGAGAACTGCGAGGCCGACAAGTCGTACTGCAAGCGAGAAGGCGATGTTAAGGATCTGCTGATAGGGGAGTTCGCTGACTACTTACTCCAGTGCCAATAGTACTCATAGCGAAGATTCGGTGgaaatttaaacaattcaaacgcaaaaattagtttaataCCTTGGGTCGAATGCGAGGATGATTTGACGGCTTTTGCTTGGCTAGTGGTGGACAAGACAAAAGCGCCTATCGGCTGGCGGAGTTTTGATAGTCTCTGACTAtcgttaataataaaacaatcgCAACTACTATCAGATATATtagttattttaaaaaatcgccaatttaaaaagaaaattatggattttataattttatatttattattgccATATTTGTAGTGCTGTCTTTCGTTGATAACCGGAGCCAAAAGTGGCtcaaagcaacaaaaaacatgGGTAGTTTAGTATGGAAACATTAAAGATCTTAacgcaatttcaatttgaaaggattagttattattaattctagtttaaattttaacattttatgaCCCCAACCAAATGTTTTGGAGCCTCCATAACATGCCCTGTAAAGTTTTATTTCGAACTAGTTCCGTTTCTGTTGCGATCCGTGGTGCACGcggtttttgtatttataaacaaCGAAAACCATGCTGGCGGGTATCAGCGAGAAAAGGTAACCAAAACATCCGTATTACCTGATTATTacaagaataaataaatttaaaaatccaGCTATGCGGCGGAGGCGCGCTACACAAACTTCTACGCCGGCGGCGACATCGCCTGGAGCAAGGATGGACATCATCTTTACTGTCTTAATGGTTCTGCTGTAAACCAGGTGGATGTGCAGACCTCTCAAATCCTAAAGAGTTACGGCTTGACATCCTCGTCCGGTAATAACAAGAAACCAGCGGAGCTGGACAACATCGATGTGGAGGAGGACACGATTACCTGCTTCGGACTGTCCCAGGAACACCTGGTCACTGCCCATCGCAGTGGCCTGCTTAGGCTGTGGCAGCTGGGCACTGGGAAGCTAATGAAGCTGTGGAAGGCCCAGCACAAGGGACCCGTTATCCGAGTTGAGTTCAGTCCTTGCGGCAGGCTTATCTGCACCAGCGGCGGAGCTGATGCCACACTAAAGCTGTGGGACTACTCGAACAACAGCTGTCTGGGTGCCCTCAAGGATTTCCCTGGTCCAGCTTGGCTCCTCGTTTTCCATCCCAATGTGCTGCGCAAAGAGATCTACGCCGGAGGTTCAGATAATGCTGTCTATGCTTGGAACTACGAGACGAAGACACTGGTGCACAAGATGCGAGGTCACCTATCGCAAGTCACAGGCTTAAGCTTTAAGAGCAACGCGTCCGACTGCAATGAGATCGTGACTGTCAGCCGGGACAAGGTTCTGATCGTGTGGCAATTGCAGGAGCAGTTGGAGAGCAAGCAGCTAAAGGTTCTCCCCTTGTACGAAGAGCTTGAGGGAGTCGTATACACAGACGAGGGCGAACAGATAATCGTAGCCAGTGGATCGGGCAAGCTGCAACAGGTCAATGGTAAAACTTGGAAGATCAGGGATATTCTCACGCAATCTGATTTCCAAATAAGTAGACTGCTGCACTGCACAGAGCTAAAGCAGCTGGCCCTAGTCACTACAGAGCAGAATATCTTGGTCTACGACGTTACGACCGTGGCACCCATCAAACACTTGGTGGGTTACAACGACGAGATCCTAGACATGTGCTTCATGGGCGACAACGATCGATACCTGGCCATAGCCACCAACAGCAAGCACTTCAAGCTGTACGACAGGGAGCACGATATGAATTGCAAGTTGATCGTGGGTCACTCTGATACGGTAATGTCCCTCGCTGCCTCCCAAAATCTGCTGATTTCGGTGGGTAAGGACTGCAGCGTTCGGCTTTGGAGGCTTCAGCACGACAAGGATTGCTCGCTTGAGGCTCTGACCCAACAAGCCAACTGCCACACGTCCACTATCGGTTGCGTGGCCATGACGCACAACGGAGCCACCGGCTTTGCATCCGTGAGCCAAGATGGCAGCATGAAAGTGTGGCAGCTTGCCAGGGATAAGGAGGATCGCAACTTGTACTCTTTTAACCTGCGCTACGCAGCGCTTTCCCACGACAAGGAGGTAAACTGCGTAGCCTATGCTCCCAACAACAAGCTTATTGCCACCGCCTCGCAGGACAAGACGGCCAAGGTGTGGCTGGCGGAGTCCAACACGTTGCAGGGAGTGCTGCGGGGACACACTCGCGGTGTGTGGAGTGTGCGCTTCTCTCCGGTAGATCAGATCGTGCTCACCTCGTCGTCGGACTGTACTCTGCGGCTTTGGTCCATCAGCAATTTTGCCTGCATAAAACGCTTCGATCAGGAGTGCACCATACTCAGAGCAGAGTTCCTGGATCACGGAAAGTTCATTATCTCTGCTGCTTCGGACGGCCTTCTAAAGCTGTGGAATATCAAGACAAACACATGTTTGCAATCCCTGGACGAGCACAACGATAGGGTTTGGGCTCTGGCCGTATCCGCCAGGAGCAATAGGTTCTTTTACACCGGCGGTGCCGACTCCAAGCTGATTCGCTTCGGTGATGTCACGCAGGTAACGCGAAACGAAGCGTTAGACCAGCGACAAGCCACCTTGGAGCAGGAACAGACTCTACATTCCCTTCTGCACGCCCAGAAGCAGCTTCACAAGGCCTTCGTGTTGGCATTGAACCTGGACAAGCCGAAAGCCAGCTTCGATATTATAAATCACTTTGTACGCAAGCGGGATGAACCAGGTCTCCGCCAATTGGTTGACCAGTTGAACGTTGACCAGCGAGTAGCGCTGCTGCAGCACGTCAAGGCATGGACCACCAACTCGCGCCACTCGCATGCGGGCAACATGATCCTTAAGTACTTGATCGGAGATGCCCTTCAGGATCCCAAAGCTAGGTTctacaacaatggcaacatgGTCGAGGTACTCACTCCCTACGTCCAGAGGCACTTTAAGCGGGTCACCGAGTTGAACAAGGAGCTGGCTTTCCTAGAGTTCATTGTCAAGTGCATGTAGGATTTAACTTTGGAACAGTTTCATTCATGATTGTTAACTTAATtcagtttaattatttttaagaaaaaataaagtagAAAATCATGCATATACTTTGGTTTGGAGGTGTTTACTCTCCATTTGCACACCAAGGAAAAAAGCGCgtaactttttattttgtataacGTTTATTACACAATAGTTAATATAACATTAATAACCACTTACGTATTTACTAAAGGGGAATCTCGACAAAGGTGTTTGCGAATTAAAAATTCTACAATCGTACAAATTTGATTCAAATGACTTGCGGGAAAAGCCCTACGacaaatttacaaatataCTTGGGCTCGAACTTATACAATTCGATCTATTTTGGCAGGGACAGCTAGAAATTTTACCAGTTACTGATGGTCGATTGGTCCTGGAAACACTGAATCATGAATGATTATGATTCATATAAAAATAGACACATGCGATTTTGGACAGTTTATGGCCAATCGAACTGACAGAATCCCTAAGATTATCACTGTTTGACTTAATTTTACATTGGGTATGTGCGGTGGCAGTTTGGACAATGGACATTCTTATTCGGAGCACTATCTATTCGATAATCATAATGAGGTCCTCGCCCTCCAGCTTCGTTCCGTTAGCGATCTCCAGTTTCTTGACAACGCCCGCCAATGGCGACTGCACCaccatctccatcttcatGGCTGAGAGCACGACCAAAGGCTGGCCCTTCTCCACTTTGTCGCCAACCTGCACGCGGATATCGATGACAGTTCCGGGCATGGGGGCGCCCACCTCGCTCTTGTTTGACTTGTTGGCCTTGGGATGGACATGGATCTCCTGCGGAAGAAAAGAATAGTTATGAAGTTCATTACCTACAGATGACTGATGACTGAACCTACCTTGACGGCTTCCTTGTCCAGAATGTGGACCGCGCGCAGCTGGCCATTCAACTCAAAGAATACCTCGCGGATACCGTTGGGCTTGAGATCGGCGGATACAGCCAGAGCTTTCACGCTCAGCGTCTTCCCGCGCTCCAGAGGTACGTCGAACTCCTCGCCCACCTTGGGACCAGTGAGGAAGATTCGAGTGTCCAGCTTGTCGACGGGTCCATACTTTTCGCGGAAGTTCAGGAAATCATTTGTCACCTGCGGGTAGAGGGCAGCTGACATGACGTCCCGGTTGGTGACGCACGAGTGAGATTCCTGCAGTTCCTTCTTTAACTTGTCAAAGTCCAAGTCCTTCAACTCGGCTCCCGGACGTCCCTCGATGCGGGGCATGTCCTTAAGGACTCGTGAACGCAGGGGCTCAGGGAATCCACCATGCGGGATGCCAATAGAGCCCTGCAAGTACTCCACCACCGACTTGGGGAACGACAGCTCCTCTGCTCGCTCCAGCACTTGGTCGGCGGTCAGGTTGTTCTGCACCATAAACTGGGCCAGATCACCTACCACCTTTGACGAGGGCGTCACCTTGATAATGTCGCCCAGCAGCAGGTTGGCCTCACGGTAGGCCTTCTTTACGTCCTCAAAGAAGTCGCCCAGACCCAGCGAGAAGGCCTGGAACTGCAGGTTGGTGTATTGACCGCCAGGTATCTCGTTGAGATAGACATCGGCGTTGCCCGACCGCATTGTGGTGGTGCACTCGAAAGGAGCGTACAGGGTGCGGGTCTGCTCCCAGTAGGCGGAGTACTCCGATACCGTGCGCAGATCCAAGTTTGTGTCCAGCGGAGTGCCTTGCAGGGAGGCCACTACGGCTCCCATGCTTGGCTGGGAGGTCATGCCGCTCATCGAGTCGACGGCCACGTCCACCACATCAGCACCGGCATTGGCGCATGCCAGCATGGAGGCCACTCCCGCTCCAGAGGTGTCGTGGGTGTGGATATGAATTGGGATGTCGGGGTGCTTGTCGCGAATGGCGGTGATCAGAAGCCTTTAAAGGGATGGAAACGAAATAGTATACAACAGGATTAACGGAACTCCCCTTCAGACTCACCTGGCGGCTTCGGGCTTGAGCAGACCAGCCATGTCCTTGATGCAAAGCACGTGGGTGCCCGCCTTGACCAGCTCGTCAGCCAGGTTAGTGTAGTACTTCAGGTCGTACTTGGTGCGCTTGGGATCGCTGACGTCTCCGGTATAGGAGATGGCCGCCTCCACCACGCCGCCCGCCTTGCCGGCGGCTTCCATGCCGAGGATCAGATTGGGCAGGTAGTTGAGCGAGTCGAACACCCTGAAGATGTCCATACCGGTCTGGACAGCCAGCTCACAGAACTTGTAGACCACGTTGTCCGGATAGCTGGTATAGCCGACGGCATTCGCTCCGCGCAGCAGCATCTGGAAGGGAATGTTTGGGATGCGCTTGCGCATCTCCTCCAGGCGCTCCCACGGGCACTCGTGCAGGAAGCGAAGGGCCACGTCGAAGGTGGCTCCGCCCCAGTTCTCCAGCGAATACAGATTGTTGAACTTGTGCGCCACGTAGGGGGAGATCTTCAGCAGATCGTGGGAACGGACGCGGGTGGCCAGCAGCGACTGGTGGGCATCGCGGAAAGTGGTGTCCATGAGCAGCAATTCCTTTCGGTTGCGCACCTCCTTGGCAAAGGCCTCCGGACCTTCGCACACTAGAACCTCCCGAAGTCCCTTTGGTGGTTCCGTAACTGCATACACCATAAAATCATATCAGTATGTTGTTTTAGGCAAGACGATATATTCCAGCTTATAAGGTTTAAATAGGCGAATATTTTTACGGGAATATATCATTAAATATGGGACATCTACTTTTACAACattaaaaccaatttaatacaTAAAAGCTGAACATCCAAAGCTGCCAAAACCAAAGCTGCATacttaaaaaaatgaaaaaatacaattgaTTTCCtgttatgaataaaattagCTTAAACCCAAAAATGACGATAAATGCAATCACACTGAAACACCAAATCACAGCAGtgtatt from Drosophila yakuba strain Tai18E2 chromosome 2L, Prin_Dyak_Tai18E2_2.1, whole genome shotgun sequence includes these protein-coding regions:
- the LOC6528821 gene encoding pyruvate carboxylase, mitochondrial isoform X2, which codes for MFIPAAQSAYRTLRKTQPRVRLNALLKNGYSSKVEYKPIRSVLVANRGEIAIRVFRACTELGIKSVAVYSEQDKMHMHRQKADESYIVGKGLPPVEAYLNIPELIRVCKENDVDAVHPGYGFLSERSDFAQAVIDAGLRFIGPSPEVVQKMGDKVAARVAAIEAGVPIVPGTDGPVTTKEEALEFCKKHGLPVIFKAAYGGGGRGMRVVRKMEDVEESFQRASSEAKAAFGNGAMFIEKFIERPRHIEVQLLGDKAGNVVHLYERDCSVQRRHQKVVEIAPAPRLPIEIRDKMTEAAVRLARHVGYENAGTVEFLCDESGNFYFIEVNARLQVEHTVTEEITGIDLVQSQIRVAEGMTLPELGYTQDKIVPRGYAIQCRVTTEDPANDFQPNTGRLEVFRSGEGMGIRLDSASAYAGAIISPYYDSLLVKVISHASDLQSSASKMNRALREFRIRGVKTNIPFLLNVLENQKFLHGVLDTYFIDEHPQLFKFKPSLNRAQKLINYMGEVLVNGPQTPLATTLKPAIVSPHVPEVPLVTEPPKGLREVLVCEGPEAFAKEVRNRKELLLMDTTFRDAHQSLLATRVRSHDLLKISPYVAHKFNNLYSLENWGGATFDVALRFLHECPWERLEEMRKRIPNIPFQMLLRGANAVGYTSYPDNVVYKFCELAVQTGMDIFRVFDSLNYLPNLILGMEAAGKAGGVVEAAISYTGDVSDPKRTKYDLKYYTNLADELVKAGTHVLCIKDMAGLLKPEAARLLITAIRDKHPDIPIHIHTHDTSGAGVASMLACANAGADVVDVAVDSMSGMTSQPSMGAVVASLQGTPLDTNLDLRTVSEYSAYWEQTRTLYAPFECTTTMRSGNADVYLNEIPGGQYTNLQFQAFSLGLGDFFEDVKKAYREANLLLGDIIKVTPSSKVVGDLAQFMVQNNLTADQVLERAEELSFPKSVVEYLQGSIGIPHGGFPEPLRSRVLKDMPRIEGRPGAELKDLDFDKLKKELQESHSCVTNRDVMSAALYPQVTNDFLNFREKYGPVDKLDTRIFLTGPKVGEEFDVPLERGKTLSVKALAVSADLKPNGIREVFFELNGQLRAVHILDKEAVKEIHVHPKANKSNKSEVGAPMPGTVIDIRVQVGDKVEKGQPLVVLSAMKMEMVVQSPLAGVVKKLEIANGTKLEGEDLIMIIE
- the LOC6528821 gene encoding pyruvate carboxylase, mitochondrial isoform X1, whose protein sequence is MFIPAAQSAYRTLRKTQPRVRLNALLKNGYSSKVEYKPIRSVLVANRGEIAIRVFRACTELGIKSVAVYSEQDKMHMHRQKADESYIVGKGLPPVEAYLNIPELIRVCKENDVDAVHPGYGFLSERSDFAQAVIDAGLRFIGPSPEVVQKMGDKVAARVAAIEAGVPIVPGTDGPVTTKEEALEFCKKHGLPVIFKAAYGGGGRGMRVVRKMEDVEESFQRASSEAKAAFGNGAMFIEKFIERPRHIEVQLLGDKAGNVVHLYERDCSVQRRHQKVVEIAPAPRLPIEIRDKMTEAAVRLARHVGYENAGTVEFLCDESGNFYFIEVNARLQVEHTVTEEITGIDLVQSQIRVAEGMTLPELGYTQDKIVPRGYAIQCRVTTEDPANDFQPNTGRLEVFRSGEGMGIRLDSASAYAGAIISPYYDSLLVKVISHASDLQSSASKMNRALREFRIRGVKTNIPFLLNVLENQKFLHGVLDTYFIDEHPQLFKFKPSLNRAQKLINYMGEVLVNGPQTPLATTLKPAIVSPHVPEVPLDLSPEAIEREERGEAKVTEPPKGLREVLVCEGPEAFAKEVRNRKELLLMDTTFRDAHQSLLATRVRSHDLLKISPYVAHKFNNLYSLENWGGATFDVALRFLHECPWERLEEMRKRIPNIPFQMLLRGANAVGYTSYPDNVVYKFCELAVQTGMDIFRVFDSLNYLPNLILGMEAAGKAGGVVEAAISYTGDVSDPKRTKYDLKYYTNLADELVKAGTHVLCIKDMAGLLKPEAARLLITAIRDKHPDIPIHIHTHDTSGAGVASMLACANAGADVVDVAVDSMSGMTSQPSMGAVVASLQGTPLDTNLDLRTVSEYSAYWEQTRTLYAPFECTTTMRSGNADVYLNEIPGGQYTNLQFQAFSLGLGDFFEDVKKAYREANLLLGDIIKVTPSSKVVGDLAQFMVQNNLTADQVLERAEELSFPKSVVEYLQGSIGIPHGGFPEPLRSRVLKDMPRIEGRPGAELKDLDFDKLKKELQESHSCVTNRDVMSAALYPQVTNDFLNFREKYGPVDKLDTRIFLTGPKVGEEFDVPLERGKTLSVKALAVSADLKPNGIREVFFELNGQLRAVHILDKEAVKEIHVHPKANKSNKSEVGAPMPGTVIDIRVQVGDKVEKGQPLVVLSAMKMEMVVQSPLAGVVKKLEIANGTKLEGEDLIMIIE